ATAACAGTTGATCCCATGTGTCTATttagtttacttgctttgcaagtcttTTATTTCCTAGTTTACGTagaattccttttcttttcttttagtcggTTATTGTGAACCTATTTAATGATGCCTTCTTGTTTTGAGAAcaatcttattatcaatattatccAATCAATTTTATTATTGTAAATCCTAGAATCTTGATCCCAGAATCAGATTTTATTAAGTTTCTGATGAAACTTAAACCCTATCTTCATTCCTAACAACTAGTTTGCTTTCACCCTTATATGagctacactagttggtatcaaatacatcatttttagatttttatctagaaacagatccttaCACAGCTTCCGCAAActcaaaccctaaaacaaatTCTCTTCTATCTTTAGTTTTCGTTCAATGGCTGACAAGTCAATTATTAAGGAAGATGTTGCTGAGCTTATGAGTaaccttgaaaagaaacttgaaacaaCTCTCTCAAACAAACTTAAAACAAGTGTCAAAACTATTACAAATATTTTTGACAAGAAGCTTGGAAGATtatacgatttcgagaaaaagttaGAGATACAAGGAGAGTTTAtagaaaaattagggaaacatgATGGTTTTGATGACTCTGAAATGCCTAGGTTAGACGATtataaaggagaagaaaaaaaaaacaagactgAAGAAAAAGAATATGATGAAGCAAAAAAAATTACAGGTTCTTTTGTTCAGAATACTTCTATTCCTGATAATGTTTCACATCAGCTTCAACACAAAGAGACATTGGAAGGATTTATTAACAAAAAATCTATAACTGTGAATCTCAATAGTGATACAGAAGACAAAAACGAGGAAATCCAAGCACAAAAGTGGATAGACGATAAAAGATTAAAGTCTAGTATCAATCCTTATGGAACTCTACCAAAATATAAATTAAAGGATGATATACCTAACTTTCACGGTGGATTACAAATTGAAGAATTACtagattggttttatgaagtagAATCCTTCTTCAACTTCATGGACGTCCCTGACTCTTCTAAAGTGAAATTGGTAGCTTATAAACTAAAAggtggagctgcagcttggtgggaaaCACTATGTGAAGGTCGAAGTAAGTATCACAAATCTTCTATACGTACTTGGAATAGAATAAGAGGTTTATTAAGAAATAAGTTTTTACCAAGAGATTATAAACAACAATTGTTTATCAAACTTCAAAACTGCCGACAAGGACTTGTTGAAGAATATTTAGCTGAATTTTACAGTTTAGTTGCACGTAATcaattgaatgaaactgaagaACAGTTAGTTTCACGATTTATAGAGGGGTTAAACAGAGTTGTTCAGCAAAGAATGAATCAATCTGTATTTACGATGGTTGAGGCTATTCAGCGAGCTATCAAGATAGAGAGGCGTGTACTTAACACTTCCAGACAAGCATCCCCCACGACAAGTTCGTTATCAACATTATTATAAAAATGTCAAACCATATAATTCTTATTATGGTAACCAAGGTAAAAGGGGATCAACAGTCGTTGTTGATccatatgaacaaaattatggtcGACCTTATCAGCATCCACAATCGCAAACATCTCTTCCTACAGACAATGCACCGGTGATGAATATTCCATCTGTTAAACCGTGTCTGGGTACTCAACAAAGAGATATTACTCCAACTAAAAGAGGTAAATATCAACAAAAATTTTCTCCTTTAACTAAAGATCTTTATCCTTATTCAAAGTTTAGAGGAGACAAGTGTAATAAGTGCAACCAAACTGGCCATACTTCTAGTGATTGCCGAAAGTTTCATGCTTATATTAATGAAACTGAAAAGGAAAATCGAGAAGAGGATGCACTGGAGGATAATGAAATTAATTATTCACTTGAGCATGAGTCTTATGATGCAGATTTTCTTGGCGTAATTCGACCAATATTACTCACAGAACCATGTCTTACACAAAGACATAGTATTTTCAAGTCTCATTGTTTCATTGAAGAGAAGCTGTGTAGCATGATCATTGACAGTGGGAGTACAGAAAATTATGTTTCTGCAAATTTAATTGAGAAACTTGAATTACTTGTTACTGCTCTTCCAAATCCATACTCAGTTGGTTGGATAAACAATTCTTCAGCTCAGCAAATCACTCATCAGTGTTTAGTAAAGTTTTCTTTCCCTGGATATGAGGATTATGCCATATGTGATGTTATTAACATGAATGCAGCAAGCTTACTGTTGGGAATACCATGGAAATATGACATTCGCGATGTTCATAATTGCTATGACAATACTTATActtttgttcatgaatattttaCTAAAGTTTGTGGCCTCTACAATCTTCTACTTCAGTCAAGGAGCCAACAGATAAGAAGACAACTGCCGTAGTTGCTACTATTGTTCATTATTTAAATCATACTCATTCTATGAGATCTCATGAAGTTTCTAAACCTATGGTGGAGATTCCAAACAAGGTACAACCCTTATTATCTTCCTTTGGTGACTTATTTCCTGCTGAGTTACCAAATACTTTACCTCCACTGAGAGATTTACAGCATCAGTAGACTTTATATCTGGAACACCTATTCCTAATCAACCTCATTATAGTTTAAGTCCTaagagcatgagatattacaaggTCAGGTTGATGATTTGTTAAAAAAGGGTTTGATTAGGCTAAGCAAAAGTCCTTGTGCTAGTGCAGCCTTTTTAGTAGACAAGAAATATGGTGGACATCGTAGGTGTATAGATTATAGAGCTTTAAATAGAGTTACTATACCATATAGGTTTTGTATACCAAGAATTGATGACATGATTGCTATGCTTTCTGGTGCTAAAGTCTTTACCAAGCTTGATTTGTGTAGTGAGTATCATCAAATACGTATTCGTGAAGCTGATGAGTGGAAAACAACATTCAAGATAAAAGAAGGATTATATGAGTGGTTAGTAATGCTTTTTGGTTTATCTAATTCTCCTAACACCTTTATGCGTCTCATGAACTAAGTTTTGCAACCTTTTCTTGGAAAATTTGTCATAGTATATTTTGATGACATTTTAATCTTTAGCAACAATGAGGAAGAACATCTTACACATTTATCTCAAGTTTTTAAGGCACTCCAAGACAATGTTTTGTATGTGAACTTAAAGAAGTGCACATTCTTTACAAATAGAGTAGCTTTCTTGGGTTATGTTGTGTCAGATACTGGTATTTCAGTAGATGATTCTAAGAATAAAGCAATTATTGATTGGCATGTTCCCACTTCTATACGTGAAGTAGCAGTTTTCATGGCCTAGCCTCTATGGAATATTTGTGAGGAATTTTAGTACTATTGCAGCTGGTTTAACAGATTGTTTGAAGCGTGATACTTTTGAATGGACTGAAGAAGCAGATAAAATCTTTAATCTACTCTTCTAAGAATAAAGCAATTATTTATTGGCATGTTCCCACTTCTATACGTGAAGTAGCAGTTTTCATGGCCTAGCCTCTATGGAATATTTGTGAGGAATTTTAGTACTATTGCAGCTGGTTTAACAGATTGTTTGAAGCGTGATACTTTTGAATGGACTGAAGAAGCAGATAAAAGCTTTAATCTACTCAAGGAAAAGTTATGTAGCGCTCATGTTCTTTCCATTCCAAATTTTGATAAACCTTTTGAGATCCACTGTGATGCTTCTATTGTTGGTATAGGTGATGTATTATCTCAAGAAGGACATCCAGTTGCATACTACagtgaaaagaattcagataCAAGGAAGAAGTGGTCTACTTATGAATAGGGTTGCACATGGTTCGGTTCGATATGGTTGttggcaaaaataaaaaaaaaccccgAAACTGAAGCACTCAGTTTTCCAATATTGAAAACCGATGAAACCATTTGGTCTATCCGGTTTCATCCCGACTCGGTTCGGTAAAAAACTGGCCCGTTTTTGGTTAACCGGCAggaacaatattttttttcttatcaatAATCTCTAAGTTATTCAGAGATTTAAAATCAAGCATGTCATACTGGATTGTTGTATTTCCATTTACAGATCAATATTGGAGACAAAAAAACACTTGCAAAATAAATATGAGACCATTAAATAAATTTCCAGATACATTTATAGATCAATATGAAAAATTtgttcatttaaaaaaaaaatctacacataAAGATAAATAGAACTAAAATCTGTACAAGGAGATGAATATATTTCAGAAAAATTAAAATATGCATGCTAAAAAATCAATTTCGATAAAACCCAAACTCATCTCTGATCTTGATTTCAACATCTATCCTCCTTAACACTTCTTATAATCGATATATACTGCCTTTGATCGTAGATAcagaaaacataaaaaacaaaaaaaaatcaatatatatttaaaatagaaattaaagttgaacagttgaagaagaagatcaaacTTACCTTATTGAGACATCTTCATATACAAACCTTCATGTTCAACTTCCATGATCAattaaataaagaaagaaaaacaaatggtAGATTTGATTGTGTTGGTGGTgattctagaaaagaaaaagaagataaagaaaatacGAGAAGTACTGGTGGTTGAGTAGTAGGGTCTGGTCGTGGTGGTGACGTTTtataagatgaagaagaagaaaattttggtCTGGTAGAGGGTGGTGGTTGTTCTAGAGgagttgcagaagaataacaaaaTATGAGAAATGTGAGAAGAAACTTAGGGTGGGCATTAAAACCTAAGATCAATGGACTTGATTAAATATTACCTAAGCTAAGATTGACGGACCTGCTCAAATGATACCAAGTATAATAAATTAACGACGACTCTTTTACCAATCAGTTATTCAGTTATTTTGGTACGGTTATATACAAGAACCTAAATTGAAACCGTGAGAATCGATTTTTGGAAACAGACAACCTAATTCTATACCGTTGTATTCGGTTTCACCTCAGTTCGGTTATTATAGGCTCGGTTTCGTTTCGGTTCACAATTTAGGTTCGGTTTTGTGCAACCCTACTTATGAGTTAGAATTAATTGCACTTGTTCAAGCTCTTAAGAACTGGTATCCTTATCTTCTTCACAGTGAGTTTGTTGTCAATACTAATAATCAGGCTCTTAAGTTTTTGAAAACTTCAACTAAGGTAAATCGAATGCATGATAGGTGGTTATCTAGTACCAATCAGTACCCCTTTTCTATTAAACATCAGAGTGGTAAACTTAATAAAGTAGCTGATGCTTTGAGTAGAAGAACTCATCTTCTTGTCACTCTCAAACATGAGAGTTTAGCTTTTGATTTCTTAAAAGACATGTATAGTGAAGACAAAGATTTTCAGAAACTCTGGGAAAAGTGTGGTTCTTCAACAGGCAGTGTTGATGATTATCTCATTCAAGATGGTTTTATTTTTAAAGGAAATCGTTTATGTATACCACAATGTTCTTTACGTCTTCATTTGCTCCAAGAATTGCATGGCAGTGGCCTTGGAggacattttggacgtgataaaacCATTGCTTTGGTTGAGCAACGTTATTTCTGGCCTTCACTTAAAAGAGATGTTCAGAAGTACGTACAAAAGTGCATGGTTTTCCAGCAGTCTAAGGGGACTATTCAAAACACAAGCTTATATGCTCCTCTTCCTATTCCAGATGCTCCATGGGTGGATATTAGCATGGATTTTGTACCTGGATTACTACGTACTTCCAGGGGGAATTATTATATtatggtggttgttgatcgttacTCAAAAATGGCTCACTTCATAGCCTGCAAGAAAACAACAGATGCTTCCAATATTGCTTACTTATTTTTCAGAGAAGTGGTACGTTTGCATGGAATTCCCAAGACAATTACTTCTGATCGAGacactaagtttttgatctaccTCTGGAAGTCTTTGTGGATGCATTTGGGAACTAAACTTCAATATAGTACACATTCTCATCCCcaaacagatggacaaactgaagtagTCAATCGTTCTTTAGGAAATCTGATTAGAGCCAAGATTATTGGAGGAAAAGAGAAGCAATGGGACAATCTCCTTCCAAATATGGAATTTGCTTTTAACACTTCAGTTAATCGATGTACAGGAAAGACACCTTTTGATATTATTTATTCTAAAGTTCCTAACCATATTTTGGATTTGGTAGTGCTTCCAAAGTTGCGAAAATCAAATGCTAAAGCAGATAACTTGCTTGAGAAAGCTTCGCTAATTCATCAGGAAGTGAAGGCAAAGCTTACAGATTCTAACAACAAGTACAAGGAAGATGCAAATCAACATAGAAGACTTAAGACTTTTAGTTAAGGGGAAATAGTTATGATTTATTTCAGAAAGGAAAGATTTCCTACTGGAACTTATAacaagaccaagatgaagaaatgtgggtgattcaagattttgaagaaaatcagtgataaTGCATATGTTATTGATCTTCCATCAAATTGGAACATCTCTAATATCTTCAATGCGCAAGAAATTTTTACATTTCATGGAGAGAATGAAATTCTTCCTATTCATTAACTCGAGGATGAGTTTCTTTTAAGAAGGGGGGACTGACgtagtacatctttctctgtatcaacaatggttgttgatcccTTACTACTGTATCAATTATGGTTGTTGATCCTTTGCGTACGTATCAACTATAACAGTTGATCCCACACGTCTATttagtttacttgctttgcaagtcttttctttcctaatttacgtagaattccttttcttttcttttagtcggttattgtgaacctatttaaaggctatgccttcttgttttgataacaatcttattatcaatattattcaaTCAATTTTATTATTACAAATCctagaatcttgatcctagaatcgGATTTTATTAAGTTTCTGATGAAACTTAAACCCTATCTTCATTCCTAGCAACTAGTTTTCTTTCACCCTTATCTGTGCTACACTAGCAATGATGGCATCACAATGAGAAGAGTCATTCCTTGTAATGATTATGTTACATAGACTAAGATAATGGTCAATTTTTAGAACCAAACTTCTGCACACACAAGGAAGAATTATCCAAAAAGGGTTTGAAATTCATAGCAACAAGGACATCCATCAATTTTCATATCAAGCCCTTGGGGCTTGTTGGAGACCGTATAAATATTTGTTGAGCCTGCAAACATAACCTATTCTGGGAGGGTATTGTTAACCTGGAGGTTAAGTCATGAAAACAAATTCTTTCAAATCCCCATGAAGAAAACACTACTGATATCAAGTTTTTTGATAGGAATGTCAAACTGAACTGCAAGAGATAAAACTAGTCAGGTTGTTTTTAGCTTAACAACATGGCTAAATGTGTCAGACTAGTCAAGTCCTTCAAGCTAATGAAAACCTTTAGCCACTAATTAGCATCGTGTTTAACTTTCAAAACCCACTTACATCAATGTTCTGAGATGAATCAGGTGGTGGTGGTACAAGAGTGAAGGTATTAACATCCATGACAGCTACATCTTCATTATCCATACCTGTTTTCCAGATATGTATCTTAACATCTTGAGAAAAATAGGTAGGAGTAAGTGGAGTGAGGGTAGAAAGAAGAACACCTGGTAGAACATCTTTTGTATCAAACATAACTTTAGGACTATAAATGTGATTTATATATTTTGTGGTCAtggtatgtgaaaaagcgggggtctaaaaaccacaactaatatttctcttaggcatctgtatgaactaactccaatatacttccaagagaatcaactagacagtcaaactcaatcaagtaaaatacatccaagagttatatatctgtttctcaatgtaatgaaCAAATCAAacggatagaaatccgcgagcctgattattatgagaaacaacttgaacggtaccaaaaaacaatgttcaagtgtcaatcaattcatatcaacaaccaatggttggattatctaattgattgaactatgcacaacctgtgatatttcaattatgtaaacaaatataatacggaaacgaaataacatatacaccagaaattttgttagaggaaaccgcaaatgcagaaaaaccccgggacctagtccatatttgaacaccatactgtattaagacgctatagactctagcctaccacaagttaacttcggactggaatgtaattgagctctaaccaatctcacactgattaaggtacagtcgcgttccttacgcatctgaatcccagcagaactctacgcacttgattctcttagctgattttacccacaactaagagttgctacgacccaaagtcgaagactttataaacaaatatgtctcacatagaaaagtatattgaatagataaatctgtctcccacagaaatacctacaagtttttgttccgtcttttgataaatcaaggtcaggaaccaattgatacatcggatgtatattcccgaagaacagcctagtaatatcaatcacctcacaatgatcttaaccgtattGAAGCGGaataagatattatggaatcacaaacgatgagaggaagatgtttgtgactactttttatcttacctatcggagattgaatctcgagaaaatctcagagaagataatactcaataggatagaacaaagtaagatctgaACACGCAAATACAGTGAAaatacttagcttgttacacacaaatgaaatgtatctatatttagatatgggtaaccgtacctaaacgtgtacacttaattagctcaacaatagttaaccgaagttagccatattaacactttcatatcaaccttgttcatcttaatcacaactagttcaaatgactcaaattaaactagttatagagttgttcaacttcttatattctcatagaagtatacaagacacaattgaagcaaaatcgattttgattcactcgaatcaattcatgaacgttatagccacagtttgcatagattgcattccttattatataaatgtatttgttcacgaataaaccgattttagaacttaacctactcaagtatgcaaacagatacgcatacttagagtttcgGACTTGGTATGtctgccagtatgcgaacggttacgcatactgtcgttcacaaccgaactcagttgaattagtatgcaaacgggtacgcatactaaattcccggacttgaactgttaagccagtttgcatatgggtatgcatactatggttctcggacttggagtatgcatatgggtatgcatactatgggtatgcatatgggtatgcatacgggtatgcatactatggttctcggacttggagtaacttgcaacagttaacatacaagtacgcatattgtgttatatccaatcaatggttatcattctaaactctattttaatcattgaaacattctttgaagaCAGGAATAgcttctcacacaaactattagcttcaaagcaatttttaagtgatcaatagatcaatacgaaacattctaagtctacatcaaatgactgtctcacacaaatcatgtaagatgttaccaggcgattttcacatgatcatcttttgactttatcaagaataaaagatgaacttgtttaaagaaaaagcttaccaacacatatttcgagaaatatataagagagttaaactcagctcgaaatatcaaatgtgtataaagtaaagtctctatagctatacgacttttgtctcaatagaagatagaatggAAATATACTTctaagtgatatataagttcaagtctccacataccttttgttgatgaagttccacaagctccccttagtagttcttcgtctttaatagatgaacgccgtgaagtgtaaagcttaactacacattctatcctaatccgggacatagctataagtagactggaaatcaagacttatagttttgacaactaaacttgacaaacaagcttgagataacaaagctTGCaacttcgaccgagcaatgctctaaaaatctccccctttgtcaattttagtgacaaaactatcaatatatatggattacaaaataaataaactttgtagtttctcatccaaatggttgatttccttggttcttcaacattacttgaaatctacgtgttcaactcaacatcatagttgttgaagatccgtacccataaaaataattttacaagactgttttcttattattatacagtgtcatagtattattacacatcatcaaagttcaattgtatcacaactttgacaataatactacggtgatatgtactcccccttagtaaatacttcatctcacaatgaaaaccactcccccttacataatgatccgtaaaccatatgcatttgcagtgagaactacacaataattctccctctttttgtcaatataaattggaaaaggtacgaaaactagggggatcataatgaaattctcatagagatacttcatgactaaaagagaacatatcaactgtatttcgatgatttcacatagccgaaagttagtgtattcatcaaggagtttataaagataaaagataactcctAAATATTCTAcaatcgcactccccacaaagatttagaaaacacaagttcgattaagaactctcccccataaaatgtcattcctgaaagaacaataagagcgaccttacttttacaagaaaagaaggatttctttggacattaaaaaattacatgaatcatgattttgtatccagaaaactcaattaaattaaccacaagagaacccatgattaatttaatcggaaatgctcaacataagaaaacttacggagccatacagtactttcacatagaagtggatcagggaaagatcaatactgcggaatattcaaagattcattctatttttcatcaatatttgcataatgatatcatagaattaatctttgttatcaaaagttcattctattctccatcaatatttgcataatgacataatagacttaacttttgacatatatatatatatatatatatatatatgacagtcatagttcacggacgtaaacacacatatcccataacattatttgcaatatataaaaccaataaagattaatactgcaaaatcatcttccaaataaactttagaatttaaataaataaatataaaaacattgc
This is a stretch of genomic DNA from Papaver somniferum cultivar HN1 chromosome 1, ASM357369v1, whole genome shotgun sequence. It encodes these proteins:
- the LOC113343768 gene encoding uncharacterized protein LOC113343768, which translates into the protein MADKSIIKEDVAELMSNLEKKLETTLSNKLKTSVKTITNIFDKKLGRLYDFEKKLEIQGEFIEKLGKHDGFDDSEMPRLDDYKGEEKKNKTEEKEYDEAKKITGSFVQNTSIPDNVSHQLQHKETLEGFINKKSITVNLNSDTEDKNEEIQAQKWIDDKRLKSSINPYGTLPKYKLKDDIPNFHGGLQIEELLDWFYEVESFFNFMDVPDSSKVKLVAYKLKGGAAAWWETLCEGRSKYHKSSIRTWNRIRGLLRNKFLPRDYKQQLFIKLQNCRQGLVEEYLAEFYSLVARNQLNETEEQLVSRFIEGLNRVVQQRMNQSVFTMVEAIQRAIKIERRVLNTSRQASPTTSKRGSTVVVDPYEQNYGRPYQHPQSQTSLPTDNAPVMNIPSVKPCLGTQQRDITPTKRGKYQQKFSPLTKDLYPYSKFRGDKCNKCNQTGHTSSDCRKFHAYINETEKENREEDALEDNEINYSLEHESYDADFLGVIRPILLTEPCLTQRHSIFKSHCFIEEKLCSMIIDSGSTENYVSANLIEKLELLVTALPNPYSVGWINNSSAQQITHQCLVKFSFPGYEDYAICDVINMNAASLLLWPLQSSTSVKEPTDKKTTAVVATIVHYLNHTHSMRSHEVSKPMVEIPNKVDDLLKKGLIRLSKSPCASAAFLVDKKYGGHRRCIDYRALNRVTIPYRFCIPRIDDMIAMLSGAKVFTKLDLCSEYHQIRIREADEWKTTFKIKEGLYECNNEEEHLTHLSQVFKALQDNVLYVNLKKCTFFTNRVAFLGYVVSDTAGLTDCLKRDTFEWTEEADKSFNLLKEKLCSAHVLSIPNFDKPFEIHCDASIVGIGDVLSQEGHPVAYYSEKNSDTRKKWSTYE